The Candidatus Rokuibacteriota bacterium sequence GCCCCGGGGAACGGTGGTAGGGTCAATGCTCGACAGTAGTTCGAGCCGAGGGACGTCGGCCATGCCGTGTGGCAGGCCCGCCACGAGGCGAGGCCCGAGTAGATCTGCGTTCGAGCGCCGGCTTTGCCGGCGCAACCTCTCCTGGGGGAGGTTTCGGAGGGGGCCCGGGTACCCACGCCGAAGGCGTGGGTGTCCCCCTCCGATCTAGATAAGGAGCGATCCGATTGCCTCAGACGTTCGATTCCGTTGACCACCTCCTGGCTCTTGATCCGAGCGGCCGCGGGATCGGCGCGTTCTTCGTTCCCGGGGGCGCGCGGCGCGCCGCCGCATCGCTCGCGCGGGGCCGGCGTGTCCTCCTGGTCACGGGCTTTGCCGTCGGGCCCGGCCTCGCCGAGACCGACGGGCCACCGGGCACCACGGTGCTCGGGCGGGCCCTGCGGCTGCTAGGCAAACGCGTCACCTACCTGAGCGATGCGGCGACGCTCCCGCTCCTGGAGGCGACGCTCAAGGCGCTGGGCGAGCCTGTGGACGTCGTCGCCTTTCCGAAGGGCGAACCCCCCGACGCGGCAGCGCGGCGGCTGCTCCGCGAGCTGGCGCCGACCCACCTGGTGGCGGTGGAGCGACCGGGTCGGGCCAGCGACGGCGACTACCGGAGCGCGCGCGGCGAATCGGTCGCGGCGTGGAATCCGCCCGTCGACGCGCTCTTCGTCCTGCCCAGGCGCCGCATCACGACCGTCGGCATCGGCGACGGCGGCAACGAGGTCGGCATGGGAAATGTCCGGGCGCGTCTCGTGCGCCGGGGTCCCCTCTCCCGGCGCATCGCCTCCGTGGTGAGCGTGGATCATCTGGTCGTGGCGGGGACGTCCAACTGGGGCGCCTACGGCGTCACCGCTCACCTGGCTCTCCTGGCCCGACGCCCGCTCCTCCATACGCCCGAAGAGGAAGCGCGCCTGATCGCCGCGTGCGCGGAGGCCGGAGGCGTGGATGGCCTGACGCGACGGCGGGAGGCAACGGTGGATGGCCTCCCGGTGGAGGCCCATGCCGCCTTCGTGGAGCTGCTGCGAACTGTGATCGAGTCCGAAGCGTCGCGAGGAGGCAAGCGAACATGATGCCTCGTCCCGAACCCTCCAGGGTCCTCGAGACCTACCGCGCCCGGCACGCCCGCTCCCTCGCTCTCTGGGAGCGCTCGCGCCGGGCGATCCCCGGTGGCGTCACCCACGACAGCCGCCATCTCACGCCGTTCCCCATCTACGTCGAGCACGCCGCGGGCCCGCGCAAGTGGGACGTGGACGGCCACGAGTACGTGGACTACTGGATGGGGCACGGAGCCCTCCTCCTGGGTCACTGCCACCCGGCGGTCGTCGCGGCGCTCCAGGAGCAGGCGGCGCGCGGGACCCATCTGGGCGCCTGCCACGAGCTGGAGGTACGCTGGGCCGAGTGGGTCGCGCGGCTCGTGCCGTCGGCCGAGCTGGTGCGCTTCACGATGTCGGGAACCGAGGCCACCCACCTGGCGCTGCGTCTCGCGCGCGCCCACACCGGGCGGCCCAAGGTCGTCAAGTTCACCGGCCACTTCCACGGCTGGCACGACGGCGTCGCGGCCGGCGTCCATCCGCCCTACGAGGTGCCGTTCTCGGCGGGGATCCCCGAAGCCACCCTGGACCAGGTGCTCCTCTGCCCGCCCAACGACGTGAAGGCGGTCGAGGGGCTCCTCGAGCGCGGCGACGTGGCCGCGGTGATCCTGGAGCCCGGCGGCGGCCAGGCCGGGACGGTCCCATTCGTGTCGGGCTTCCTCCAGGAGCTGCGCGCCCTGACGAGCCGGCACAGCGTAGTCCTGATCTTCGACGAGGTGATCACCGGCTTCCGCTACGCGCCGGGGGGCGCCCAGGCCTACTTCGGCGTGACGCCTGACCTCACGACGCTCGCGAAGATCGTGGCCGGCGGCCTACCCGGCGGCGCGGTGGCGGGGAAGCGCGAGATCATGCAGCTCCTGGCCCACCGCGGCG is a genomic window containing:
- a CDS encoding DUF4392 domain-containing protein; translated protein: MPQTFDSVDHLLALDPSGRGIGAFFVPGGARRAAASLARGRRVLLVTGFAVGPGLAETDGPPGTTVLGRALRLLGKRVTYLSDAATLPLLEATLKALGEPVDVVAFPKGEPPDAAARRLLRELAPTHLVAVERPGRASDGDYRSARGESVAAWNPPVDALFVLPRRRITTVGIGDGGNEVGMGNVRARLVRRGPLSRRIASVVSVDHLVVAGTSNWGAYGVTAHLALLARRPLLHTPEEEARLIAACAEAGGVDGLTRRREATVDGLPVEAHAAFVELLRTVIESEASRGGKRT
- a CDS encoding aminotransferase class III-fold pyridoxal phosphate-dependent enzyme; amino-acid sequence: MPRPEPSRVLETYRARHARSLALWERSRRAIPGGVTHDSRHLTPFPIYVEHAAGPRKWDVDGHEYVDYWMGHGALLLGHCHPAVVAALQEQAARGTHLGACHELEVRWAEWVARLVPSAELVRFTMSGTEATHLALRLARAHTGRPKVVKFTGHFHGWHDGVAAGVHPPYEVPFSAGIPEATLDQVLLCPPNDVKAVEGLLERGDVAAVILEPGGGQAGTVPFVSGFLQELRALTSRHSVVLIFDEVITGFRYAPGGAQAYFGVTPDLTTLAKIVAGGLPGGAVAGKREIMQLLAHRGDPGWDRSERVAQQGTFNANPLSAVAGITTLEAVSDGSLQARASKLGEELRSALSEAMKRAGAPGAVFGEVSIYHVSFDGRPGLAGFDQPRRADLYRVLRCALLNNGVDCSMFHGWVSAVHTEEDLSLTVQGYARAFDAMVADGWFKGM